In one Parageobacillus genomosp. 1 genomic region, the following are encoded:
- a CDS encoding acyl-CoA thioesterase, producing the protein MATHTMTVNVRFCETDALGHVSNTSYFIYLEEARIRMFEELGYGSDIKDWRFILASAKCDFVNQAFFGQRLKIETNVAKIGNKSFQLVHRILDEKTGTLIALGESTIVYFNFQTQKSEPVPDALRKQLERYLIPEPKEVNF; encoded by the coding sequence ATGGCGACTCATACGATGACAGTAAACGTTCGCTTTTGTGAAACCGATGCGCTCGGCCACGTTAGCAACACCAGCTATTTTATTTATTTGGAGGAAGCGCGCATTCGTATGTTTGAAGAATTAGGGTATGGAAGCGATATAAAAGACTGGCGTTTTATTCTCGCCTCGGCGAAATGTGATTTTGTCAACCAGGCATTTTTCGGCCAGCGTTTAAAAATTGAAACGAATGTGGCGAAAATCGGCAATAAAAGCTTCCAATTGGTTCACCGCATTTTGGATGAAAAGACGGGAACGTTAATTGCGCTCGGCGAATCAACGATTGTCTACTTTAATTTTCAAACGCAAAAAAGCGAACCGGTCCCGGACGCTTTAAGAAAGCAATTGGAGCGTTATCTTATTCCCGAGCCAAAGGAGGTGAATTTTTAA